One Calditrichia bacterium DNA window includes the following coding sequences:
- a CDS encoding carbohydrate kinase family protein — protein MQKKLDVVVIGELNIDLVLWRVPMPENEKEQLAEDMRFAMGSSSAITAHNLSAIGANVGFIGKAGNDTFGKYMIDALAAGGVDTSQIIVDDSLKTGATIVLANPPKKALLTYLGAMTQLTIDDLPWDYIATAKHLHVGCFFLQTGLRKDVHKIFARAKALGLSTSLDTNWDPDEQWGDDLHAALKETDIFLPNDDELLQITKKQTIAEAVEAFPASVKVLAVKLGKDGATVRALGNSFAHPGFSVESVETTGAGDSFNAGFLYRYLNGDDWASCLKFGNACGAVAVTEMGGTGAFADREALAKKLKSLLGEV, from the coding sequence ATGCAGAAAAAACTAGATGTTGTGGTCATTGGTGAACTGAATATCGATCTGGTATTGTGGCGCGTGCCAATGCCCGAAAACGAAAAAGAACAGCTGGCGGAAGACATGCGCTTTGCAATGGGCAGCTCGTCGGCGATTACCGCGCACAACCTTTCCGCGATCGGCGCGAATGTCGGGTTTATCGGCAAAGCCGGGAACGATACGTTTGGCAAATATATGATTGATGCGCTGGCGGCCGGCGGGGTGGATACTTCGCAAATCATTGTCGATGACAGCCTGAAAACCGGCGCAACAATTGTTCTGGCCAACCCGCCCAAAAAAGCGCTGCTCACTTATTTGGGCGCGATGACCCAATTGACCATCGACGATTTGCCGTGGGATTACATCGCGACGGCGAAACACCTGCACGTCGGCTGTTTTTTCCTGCAAACCGGGTTGCGGAAAGATGTGCACAAGATTTTTGCACGGGCAAAAGCGCTGGGATTGTCCACCTCGCTGGACACGAATTGGGACCCGGACGAACAGTGGGGCGACGATTTGCACGCCGCGCTAAAGGAAACGGACATCTTTTTGCCAAACGATGACGAATTGCTGCAAATTACGAAAAAACAAACAATTGCAGAAGCTGTTGAGGCGTTTCCGGCATCCGTAAAAGTGCTGGCCGTAAAGCTCGGGAAAGACGGTGCAACTGTCCGGGCGCTCGGAAACAGTTTTGCACATCCCGGATTTTCCGTTGAATCTGTGGAAACCACCGGCGCGGGCGACAGCTTCAACGCCGGATTTCTGTATCGCTATCTGAACGGCGATGATTGGGCATCCTGCCTGAAATTCGGGAACGCCTGCGGCGCAGTTGCAGTGACGGAAATGGGCGGCACCGGCGCATTTGCCGATCGCGAAGCACTCGCCAAAAAATTGAAATCGCTGTTGGGTGAGGTCTGA
- a CDS encoding DUF4874 domain-containing protein: protein MQKFFHILFFVFLLLLSNILFAQQYVTVAYDNSGADFPNPERGLYPYREAPLTLSYVQGLRAQNITTIWRLYNIGAYRNGPLSATFLQQVENDLNVAREGGVKLILRYRYTVSQTGEDARWTPF from the coding sequence ATGCAAAAATTTTTCCATATCTTGTTTTTCGTATTCTTGCTTTTGCTTTCGAATATTTTGTTTGCACAACAATATGTGACCGTTGCGTATGACAACTCCGGAGCAGATTTCCCAAACCCGGAACGGGGATTATACCCGTATCGCGAAGCACCGCTGACGCTATCTTACGTGCAGGGGCTTCGTGCGCAAAACATCACCACCATCTGGCGATTGTATAATATCGGTGCATATCGCAACGGACCGCTGTCCGCCACGTTTTTGCAGCAGGTGGAAAACGATTTGAATGTTGCGCGGGAAGGCGGTGTGAAGCTGATTTTGCGCTATCGTTACACGGTTTCGCAAACCGGCGAAGACGCCCGCTGGACACCATTTTGA
- a CDS encoding alpha-galactosidase → MAVYQVTYTNNGTADIVIDGWVNNRYQLQNATQNVGEAPFWWSYQSGSYESRDDWVKPLSPGFEQKNYMGMNASDYGGGTPVSDVWSRSGGLAVGHVELAPKLVSLPVSMSDEHAEIRVSQEKSVTLKPGETFETLRTFVAAHSSDYFEALANYREFMIRSGIEFRETPASSYDPVWCAWGYERDFTMPQIYGTLPKVKELGFKWAVLDDGWQTAEGDWYLLKSKFPRGDRDMLAFTETIRQNGLRPKLWWAPLAVDPGTDLIKNHEDYLLKNADGSYQDITWWNSYYLCPAYPPVLEYTRKLVDKIIDTWGYDGLKIDGQHLNGVPPCYNPAHNHPYPEIAVEKLPEFFEMIFETALAHKSDAVVEICPCGTAYSFFNLPFMNQAVSSDPLSSWQIRLKGKTLKALMGPSAPYYGDHRGTQRQSQ, encoded by the coding sequence ATGGCAGTATATCAGGTTACATACACGAACAACGGCACTGCGGATATCGTTATCGATGGTTGGGTGAACAATCGATACCAATTGCAAAACGCCACCCAAAATGTGGGTGAAGCGCCGTTTTGGTGGTCGTATCAAAGCGGCTCGTACGAAAGCCGGGACGACTGGGTGAAACCGCTTTCGCCCGGATTCGAACAGAAAAATTATATGGGAATGAACGCCTCGGATTACGGCGGCGGCACGCCGGTCAGCGATGTATGGTCTCGGAGCGGCGGTTTGGCGGTTGGGCATGTGGAACTGGCGCCGAAGCTGGTGTCGTTGCCAGTTTCGATGAGCGACGAACATGCGGAAATTCGTGTTTCGCAGGAAAAATCCGTGACGCTGAAACCTGGCGAGACCTTCGAAACGCTGCGGACATTTGTTGCTGCACACTCATCCGATTATTTTGAAGCGTTGGCTAACTATCGCGAATTCATGATTCGCAGCGGTATTGAGTTCCGCGAAACGCCCGCGTCGTCATACGATCCGGTGTGGTGTGCATGGGGTTACGAACGCGATTTCACCATGCCGCAAATTTACGGCACGCTGCCGAAAGTGAAGGAACTCGGCTTCAAATGGGCGGTGCTGGACGACGGTTGGCAAACCGCTGAAGGTGATTGGTATCTGCTGAAAAGCAAATTCCCGCGCGGCGATCGCGATATGCTGGCGTTCACCGAAACGATCCGCCAAAACGGGCTGCGCCCGAAATTGTGGTGGGCACCGCTGGCGGTCGATCCCGGCACCGATCTCATCAAAAATCATGAAGATTACCTGCTCAAAAACGCGGACGGATCGTATCAGGACATCACCTGGTGGAATTCGTACTACCTTTGCCCGGCATATCCGCCGGTGCTGGAATACACCCGCAAACTGGTCGATAAAATCATCGATACCTGGGGTTACGACGGGCTGAAAATCGACGGACAGCACCTCAACGGCGTGCCGCCCTGTTACAATCCGGCGCACAATCACCCGTATCCTGAAATTGCCGTGGAAAAACTCCCCGAATTTTTCGAAATGATTTTTGAAACCGCACTCGCTCACAAATCCGATGCCGTTGTGGAAATCTGCCCCTGCGGAACGGCGTACTCCTTTTTCAACCTGCCGTTCATGAATCAGGCGGTGTCGTCCGATCCGTTGTCGTCGTGGCAAATCCGGCTGAAAGGCAAAACCCTCAAAGCGTTGATGGGACCGTCTGCGCCGTATTACGGCGATCATCGTGGAACTCAGCGACAGTCTCAGTGA
- a CDS encoding D-tagatose-bisphosphate aldolase, class II, non-catalytic subunit, whose amino-acid sequence MKMIREILHHHKMGKAVGMYSICSSHPFVLRAAMRQALRDNSHLLIESTSNQVDQFGGYTGQTPAQFIAMVCEIASSENLPADRLIFGGDHLGPNVWQREPAASAMGKARDQIAAYVAAGYRKIHLDTSMRCADDPGGAHSPLAPETIAERAAELCEISEKAFREAAAGDMPPVYIIGTEVPIPGGAQEALSDLAITTPQNARATIEITQKAFYARNLHDAWQRVIGVVVQPGVEFGDDTVVDYHRAKAAELSALIEQYPGLVFEAHSTDYQSRANLRELVEDHFAILKVGPWLTFAMREALFALEMMEQQWLSGSKSVQLSRLREVLNGVMRHQPKYWQHHYHGSDAAIDYALMFSYSDRIRYYWPMPEVQQAIGQLIANLTSHPLPLTLISQFLPTQYQHLREQRIANSPVDIIIDKIMQVTEIYAFATAAANGTAIVTHVNRGENL is encoded by the coding sequence CTGAAAATGATTCGGGAAATTCTCCATCACCATAAAATGGGCAAAGCCGTGGGGATGTATTCGATTTGCTCATCGCACCCGTTTGTGCTGCGCGCCGCGATGCGCCAGGCATTGCGGGATAACAGCCATTTGCTCATCGAATCGACCTCGAACCAGGTGGACCAGTTTGGTGGTTACACCGGGCAAACGCCCGCGCAATTTATCGCGATGGTTTGCGAAATCGCCAGCTCCGAAAATTTACCCGCCGATCGCCTGATTTTCGGCGGCGATCACCTCGGTCCGAACGTTTGGCAGCGCGAGCCCGCCGCATCTGCGATGGGCAAAGCCCGCGACCAGATTGCCGCATACGTGGCGGCCGGTTACCGGAAAATCCATCTCGATACGAGCATGCGCTGTGCGGACGATCCCGGCGGTGCGCATTCGCCGCTGGCGCCGGAAACTATCGCGGAACGCGCCGCAGAACTGTGCGAGATCAGTGAAAAAGCGTTTCGCGAAGCCGCAGCTGGCGATATGCCGCCCGTTTACATCATCGGAACCGAAGTGCCGATTCCCGGCGGTGCGCAGGAAGCGCTCAGCGATCTGGCGATCACCACGCCCCAAAATGCCCGCGCGACCATCGAAATCACTCAAAAAGCGTTTTACGCGCGCAATTTGCACGATGCCTGGCAACGGGTGATCGGCGTTGTGGTGCAGCCCGGCGTCGAGTTTGGCGACGACACGGTGGTGGATTATCACCGCGCCAAAGCTGCGGAACTTTCCGCGCTGATCGAACAATATCCGGGGCTGGTTTTTGAGGCGCACTCCACCGATTACCAATCGCGGGCGAATTTGCGGGAACTGGTGGAAGATCATTTCGCCATTTTGAAAGTGGGTCCGTGGCTCACTTTTGCGATGCGCGAAGCCCTTTTTGCGCTGGAAATGATGGAGCAGCAATGGCTTTCCGGCAGCAAATCCGTGCAGCTTTCCCGGCTGCGGGAAGTGTTGAACGGCGTGATGCGCCATCAGCCCAAATATTGGCAACATCATTATCACGGCAGCGATGCGGCAATCGATTACGCGTTGATGTTCAGCTACTCCGACCGGATTCGCTATTATTGGCCAATGCCGGAAGTGCAGCAGGCGATCGGCCAATTGATTGCCAATCTCACCAGCCATCCGCTGCCGCTCACGCTGATCAGCCAGTTTTTGCCGACGCAATACCAGCATCTGCGCGAGCAGCGTATTGCCAATTCACCGGTTGATATCATTATTGATAAAATTATGCAGGTCACAGAAATTTATGCTTTCGCAACGGCCGCCGCCAACGGAACCGCGATTGTAACACATGTCAACAGAGGAGAAAACTTGTGA
- a CDS encoding SIS domain-containing protein, with protein MINVKPGEQPITYQEILRQQNGWKSALGELYHRREFLHDLVAKHRDHFWTFTGCGTSYYLAQTASWLFKNITGIPACAVPASEILMYPDDVFSSGQKHMLVSLSRSGTTTEIVEATKFVRKNTPHATLAISCSADSEMMKASEQQISFPFQTEKSVVMTGSFSTMLLSVLCLAEMHNYREAFFGEMNEIADFSSQMISENERLIREICAEPQLENFVFLGQGPCYGIANEAALKVQEMSILSTQSFHSLEYRHGPMSTANRNTLVTLLLTPNSHSYEVRMIEDIQKLGARFLVIKPNRLSSVQQAEYEVTVPKRVSPNYLPILYIPVLQLLGFYKAVSSGINPDQPKNLSAVVKL; from the coding sequence ATGATAAACGTTAAACCCGGCGAACAACCAATCACATACCAGGAAATTTTGCGTCAGCAAAACGGGTGGAAATCGGCGTTGGGCGAGTTGTATCACCGTCGCGAATTTTTGCACGATCTGGTAGCAAAACACCGGGATCATTTCTGGACATTTACCGGCTGCGGCACATCGTATTATCTGGCGCAAACCGCCAGTTGGTTGTTTAAAAACATCACCGGCATTCCGGCGTGTGCGGTGCCGGCATCGGAAATTCTGATGTATCCGGACGACGTATTCAGCAGCGGGCAAAAACACATGCTCGTTTCGCTGTCGCGTTCCGGCACAACCACCGAAATTGTGGAAGCCACAAAATTTGTGCGGAAGAATACCCCGCACGCCACGCTGGCCATTTCCTGCAGCGCAGATTCGGAAATGATGAAAGCCAGCGAGCAGCAAATCAGTTTCCCGTTCCAGACCGAGAAAAGCGTAGTGATGACCGGCTCGTTTTCCACGATGCTGCTCAGCGTGCTTTGCCTCGCGGAAATGCACAACTATCGCGAGGCATTTTTTGGCGAAATGAACGAAATCGCGGATTTCAGCAGCCAGATGATCAGCGAAAATGAACGGCTGATCCGGGAAATTTGCGCAGAACCGCAGTTGGAAAATTTCGTGTTTTTGGGGCAGGGACCCTGTTACGGCATCGCCAACGAAGCTGCGCTGAAGGTGCAGGAAATGTCGATTTTATCCACCCAGAGCTTTCATTCGCTGGAATATCGCCACGGCCCGATGTCCACCGCCAACCGCAATACGCTGGTTACGCTGCTGCTCACCCCGAACAGCCATTCCTACGAAGTGCGCATGATCGAGGATATTCAAAAACTTGGTGCCAGATTTCTGGTAATAAAACCCAACCGGTTATCATCGGTTCAGCAGGCGGAATACGAGGTCACGGTCCCCAAAAGGGTCAGCCCGAATTATTTGCCAATCCTGTATATTCCGGTGCTGCAATTGCTGGGATTTTACAAAGCTGTTTCCAGCGGCATTAATCCAGATCAACCCAAAAACCTGTCGGCAGTTGTTAAACTTTGA
- a CDS encoding carbohydrate kinase, whose translation MKRNILCFGEILWDALPHGLFLGGAPFNVACHLQQLDQNVAFASRIGADELGKQVRNRIAAKDISCELIQIDSTHPTGIVNVDLTQKENPVYTIEQPAAWDFIDLDNALDAAAQNCDVLVFGSLAQRHPQSRETVEQLRHRSKLNVFDVNLRPPFDDQSIVQKSLEDSQIVKMNEAELQTLTKWFGLPASLKGGMIAVAQTFDCQTVCVTCGADGSALLHNGEWVRHPGFRVEVKDTIGAGDSFWLHCSAEFWLIAAMKKFYPLPER comes from the coding sequence ATGAAAAGAAATATACTCTGTTTTGGAGAGATTTTGTGGGATGCTTTGCCTCACGGTTTGTTTTTGGGCGGAGCGCCCTTTAATGTTGCCTGTCATTTGCAACAGTTGGATCAAAACGTTGCATTTGCCAGCCGGATTGGCGCCGATGAACTGGGCAAACAGGTGCGAAACCGTATTGCAGCTAAAGATATTTCCTGTGAATTAATCCAGATTGACAGCACACATCCCACTGGCATTGTAAATGTGGATCTCACTCAAAAAGAAAACCCTGTTTACACCATTGAGCAACCGGCAGCATGGGATTTTATCGATCTGGATAATGCTTTGGATGCTGCGGCGCAGAACTGCGATGTGCTGGTTTTCGGAAGTTTGGCGCAGCGTCATCCGCAATCCCGGGAAACGGTTGAACAACTGCGACACCGCAGCAAACTGAATGTATTTGATGTCAATTTGCGCCCGCCGTTTGATGACCAGTCGATTGTCCAGAAATCGTTGGAGGATTCTCAGATTGTAAAAATGAACGAAGCTGAATTGCAAACGCTGACCAAATGGTTCGGGTTACCGGCGAGCCTGAAAGGGGGGATGATAGCTGTTGCCCAAACATTCGATTGCCAAACCGTTTGCGTCACCTGCGGTGCTGATGGCAGTGCGCTGCTGCACAACGGCGAGTGGGTTCGCCATCCTGGATTCCGGGTGGAAGTGAAAGACACCATCGGTGCCGGCGATTCTTTTTGGCTGCATTGCTCAGCGGAATTTTGGCTGATCGCAGCAATGAAGAAATTTTATCCTTTGCCGGAGCGGTAG
- a CDS encoding DeoR/GlpR transcriptional regulator, with the protein MLAKERQSKIIDMMNTDGRVTVDELSQIFDVSTVTIRNDLDILSRNGMLQRIHGGAVRKKFSHLDLPIFEKQKYHTEEKEQIGKRAAELVEDNETIIIDSGTTTQFVAKHLANKKNITVITHAINIAYELAPYPQIEVILTGGVLRNNSYSLVGPHAEEFIKSFYVHKFFLGLDGFDLAFGLSTQNVMEAKLNALMAQNAQRVIAVCDSSKFHRRGFAQIIAADKLHAIVTDKKVPDDIRQWATKNQIELLIA; encoded by the coding sequence GTGTTAGCAAAAGAAAGACAATCGAAAATCATTGATATGATGAACACAGACGGTCGCGTAACGGTTGATGAGCTTTCCCAGATTTTCGATGTTTCTACCGTAACCATCCGCAACGACCTCGATATTCTCAGCCGGAACGGTATGCTCCAGCGCATTCACGGCGGTGCGGTTCGCAAAAAATTCAGCCATCTCGATCTGCCGATTTTTGAGAAACAAAAATATCATACGGAAGAAAAAGAGCAAATTGGCAAACGCGCCGCGGAACTGGTGGAGGACAACGAAACCATCATCATCGATTCCGGAACAACCACCCAATTTGTTGCCAAACACCTTGCCAACAAAAAAAATATTACGGTAATCACTCACGCCATTAACATTGCTTATGAACTGGCGCCGTATCCGCAAATCGAAGTGATTTTGACCGGTGGTGTGCTGCGCAACAATTCCTACTCGCTGGTGGGGCCGCATGCAGAGGAGTTTATCAAATCGTTTTACGTTCATAAATTTTTCCTGGGACTCGACGGTTTTGATCTCGCTTTCGGGCTTTCCACCCAAAATGTGATGGAAGCCAAGCTGAACGCCCTGATGGCTCAAAATGCCCAGCGGGTGATCGCTGTTTGCGATTCTTCCAAATTTCATCGCCGGGGTTTCGCCCAGATTATTGCGGCAGATAAACTGCACGCGATTGTAACGGATAAAAAAGTGCCCGATGACATTCGCCAATGGGCGACAAAAAACCAGATTGAATTGCTAATCGCATAA
- a CDS encoding DMT family transporter, whose amino-acid sequence MKNRYWLFYALITTLFWGIWGAIIEIPEKGGFPATLGYAVWALTMIPPMLVALKNIDWKLERNSRAILLGSAIGFLGAGGQLVLFEAVRISPAYLLFPIISLSPVVTILLSYMFLKERASARGWIGILLALVAIPLLSYSEPADGQTGTSLWVILALLVFLAWGIQAYVMKFANETMKAESIFFYMTVTGLLLIPFALWMTDFSQEINWGFSGPGLTYLIQTLNAVGALCIVYAFRYGKAMIVSPLTNAGAPVITIILSLIIYQHMPHWIILCGMLLAVLSAFLMAIEEE is encoded by the coding sequence GTGAAAAACAGATACTGGCTTTTTTATGCGCTGATCACCACCCTGTTTTGGGGAATTTGGGGTGCGATCATCGAAATTCCCGAAAAGGGCGGATTTCCCGCAACGCTCGGCTACGCCGTTTGGGCGCTCACCATGATTCCACCGATGCTGGTTGCGTTGAAAAATATCGACTGGAAGCTGGAACGCAACAGCCGCGCAATTTTGCTCGGCAGCGCGATCGGCTTTTTGGGTGCCGGCGGGCAGTTGGTGCTGTTCGAAGCCGTTCGTATCAGCCCGGCGTATTTGCTGTTTCCGATCATTTCGCTGTCGCCGGTGGTGACAATTTTGCTGTCGTATATGTTCCTGAAAGAACGCGCCAGCGCGCGCGGCTGGATCGGCATTTTGCTGGCGCTGGTCGCCATTCCGCTGCTGTCCTATTCCGAACCGGCGGACGGGCAAACCGGCACATCGCTGTGGGTGATTTTGGCGCTGCTGGTGTTTCTGGCATGGGGCATTCAGGCGTATGTCATGAAATTCGCCAACGAAACGATGAAAGCGGAAAGCATCTTTTTTTACATGACCGTCACGGGTTTGCTGCTGATCCCGTTTGCGCTGTGGATGACCGACTTTTCGCAGGAAATCAACTGGGGATTCAGCGGTCCGGGATTGACCTATCTCATCCAGACGCTTAACGCGGTTGGCGCGCTGTGCATCGTTTACGCGTTCCGCTACGGAAAAGCAATGATCGTCAGTCCGCTCACCAACGCCGGCGCACCGGTAATCACCATCATTTTGTCGCTCATCATTTACCAGCATATGCCGCATTGGATTATCCTTTGCGGAATGTTGCTGGCGGTGCTGTCCGCATTTTTGATGGCAATTGAGGAAGAGTGA
- a CDS encoding Gfo/Idh/MocA family oxidoreductase, whose amino-acid sequence MKPYSRREFIKTGAVAAAGLSVMPNILLGNDDRKVRLGFVGVGLRGSSLLELAARRKDTIINAICDINPEATQNAAKILQEHGKSAKEFYNGEEDYKKLVARDDLDAVIIATPWVWHTPMAVAAMRAGKYAGVEVPAALTLEECWDLVNASEETGMPCMMLENVCYRRDVMAVLNMVRQNMFGELLHCQCGYQHDLRHVKFEPGVEFGENGVHEARWRTEHSVKRNGDLYPTHGAGPIAKMLDVNTGNRFLAISSMATKSRGLHNYIVEKGGADHPNAKVQFALGDIVTSMIKCANGETVVVSHDTNLPRPYSLMFRVQGTRGLWMDDNDSIYIEGVSEKPHKWDKFKDYQKKYDHPLWKKHEKDAEGAGHGGMDYFVINAFVEAAKRKVPTTQDVYDAAAISAIVELSERSVSLGGAPQEFPDFTGGRWIRRKNVYKFNDEY is encoded by the coding sequence ATGAAACCGTATAGCAGACGCGAATTTATCAAAACCGGGGCAGTGGCTGCGGCAGGCCTTTCTGTAATGCCGAACATTTTATTGGGCAACGATGACCGGAAAGTCCGGCTGGGCTTTGTGGGTGTGGGGCTGCGCGGCAGCAGCTTGCTGGAGCTTGCCGCCCGGCGAAAGGACACCATCATCAACGCCATTTGCGACATCAACCCGGAAGCGACCCAAAACGCCGCCAAAATTTTACAGGAGCATGGCAAAAGCGCCAAAGAATTTTACAACGGTGAGGAAGATTACAAAAAACTGGTGGCACGGGACGATCTGGACGCAGTGATCATCGCGACGCCGTGGGTATGGCACACGCCGATGGCCGTTGCGGCCATGCGCGCCGGAAAATACGCCGGTGTGGAAGTGCCCGCCGCGCTCACGCTCGAGGAATGTTGGGATCTGGTGAACGCATCCGAAGAAACCGGCATGCCCTGTATGATGCTGGAAAATGTTTGTTATCGCCGCGATGTGATGGCCGTCCTCAACATGGTTCGCCAAAATATGTTCGGCGAATTGCTGCACTGCCAGTGCGGGTATCAGCACGATCTGCGCCACGTAAAATTTGAGCCGGGCGTGGAATTTGGCGAAAATGGCGTCCACGAAGCGCGCTGGCGCACCGAACATTCCGTCAAACGCAACGGCGATTTGTATCCTACTCACGGCGCAGGTCCCATCGCAAAAATGCTGGACGTTAACACCGGCAACCGCTTTTTGGCAATCAGCTCGATGGCTACCAAATCGCGGGGATTGCACAATTATATTGTTGAAAAAGGCGGCGCGGATCATCCCAACGCCAAAGTGCAGTTCGCGCTGGGCGATATTGTTACATCGATGATCAAATGCGCCAACGGCGAAACGGTGGTGGTCAGCCACGATACCAACCTGCCGCGCCCGTACTCGCTGATGTTCCGCGTGCAGGGCACCCGCGGTTTGTGGATGGATGATAACGATTCCATCTACATCGAAGGCGTGAGCGAGAAACCGCACAAATGGGATAAATTTAAGGATTACCAGAAAAAATACGACCACCCGCTCTGGAAAAAGCATGAAAAAGACGCCGAAGGTGCCGGACACGGTGGGATGGATTATTTTGTCATCAACGCATTTGTGGAAGCCGCGAAACGCAAAGTGCCGACCACGCAAGACGTGTACGACGCAGCCGCAATCAGCGCGATTGTTGAACTTTCCGAACGCTCCGTATCGTTGGGCGGCGCCCCGCAGGAATTCCCGGATTTCACCGGCGGGCGCTGGATTCGCCGGAAAAATGTCTACAAATTCAACGATGAATATTGA
- a CDS encoding DUF4832 domain-containing protein, giving the protein MMHIDQLAPVWQANYDVIDYIEAGFIGAWGEWYYSSNGLNNTNDRRTVLYAILDALPTERSVVIRTPGYKSASTKPRCRSPGRCVRRFQPRPDWRTQRLFFTSEDDYGTYEDIEADKTYLNLDNRYVPQGGETCNPGTFAHCTNALADLARMRWSGLNKDYHTAVLQRFIAEGCMGEIKRRLGYRFRLLDATLPDSLLPGSEFRLNFSLVNDGWASPFNPRLVEVMLRNVQDSTTYFLETGEDPRFWLGGDTVATEIIGGIPANLPAGRYEIMLNLPDPMPQLKRRNVFAIRLANLNTWDEATGYNSLLHDLVVDPAAGGTPYTGSAFFNILDTSTDIEPLERNVPDTHILEGNYPNPFNPSTIVRLNVLPAYSIDPVELTIFDITGKRVKTLLDRALAQGVHEIEWDGSNHSGSPVNSGVYILRLKSSSHFETLKIQLVR; this is encoded by the coding sequence TTGATGCACATTGACCAGCTTGCGCCGGTTTGGCAGGCGAATTACGATGTTATCGATTATATAGAAGCCGGGTTTATCGGCGCGTGGGGCGAGTGGTATTATTCCTCCAACGGATTGAACAACACCAACGATCGCCGCACGGTATTGTATGCGATACTCGATGCACTGCCAACAGAACGCAGCGTTGTGATCCGCACGCCGGGATACAAAAGCGCATCTACCAAACCACGGTGCCGCTCTCCCGGACGATGCGTTCGACGGTTCCAACCGCGCCCGGACTGGCGCACACAACGATTGTTTTTTACCAGCGAAGACGATTACGGCACTTACGAAGATATCGAAGCGGACAAAACTTATCTCAATCTGGATAACCGGTATGTGCCGCAGGGCGGCGAAACTTGCAATCCGGGCACATTTGCCCATTGCACCAACGCATTGGCAGATCTGGCGCGGATGCGCTGGTCCGGTTTAAATAAAGATTACCACACGGCAGTTTTACAACGATTTATCGCCGAAGGCTGCATGGGCGAAATCAAACGACGGCTCGGCTACCGTTTCCGGCTGCTCGACGCCACTTTGCCAGATAGCCTGCTACCCGGCAGCGAGTTCCGGCTCAATTTCAGTTTGGTGAATGATGGCTGGGCGAGTCCCTTTAATCCCCGGCTAGTGGAGGTGATGCTCCGCAACGTGCAGGACAGCACTACCTATTTTCTGGAAACGGGCGAAGACCCGCGTTTCTGGCTCGGCGGCGATACGGTTGCCACAGAAATTATTGGCGGCATTCCTGCCAATCTTCCCGCCGGACGATACGAAATCATGCTGAACCTGCCCGACCCGATGCCACAGCTCAAACGGCGCAATGTGTTCGCTATCCGGTTGGCAAACCTGAATACCTGGGACGAAGCCACCGGCTACAATTCGCTGCTGCACGATCTGGTTGTGGATCCGGCAGCCGGCGGAACGCCATACACCGGCAGCGCATTTTTCAACATTCTCGATACGTCAACGGACATCGAGCCACTCGAACGCAACGTGCCGGACACCCACATTCTGGAAGGCAATTATCCCAATCCGTTTAATCCGTCCACCATTGTCCGGCTGAATGTTTTGCCGGCGTATTCTATTGATCCTGTTGAGCTTACGATTTTCGACATCACCGGAAAACGTGTCAAAACACTACTCGATCGCGCGCTTGCACAGGGCGTTCACGAAATTGAATGGGACGGCAGCAATCACAGCGGATCGCCCGTGAACAGCGGCGTTTACATCCTCCGGCTGAAATCCAGCTCTCATTTCGAAACACTGAAAATTCAACTCGTTCGTTAG